The Pyxidicoccus sp. MSG2 DNA segment GGCCGCAGTCGAGGGTCTCCGTGACGAGGACATCGGCCGGGGAGGGCAGGTCCGGTCCGAGCTTCAAGTCGCTGGACGCCTTGGGGACGATGGAGATGCGCTCGGCCAGCCCGTTGGCCGCGACAATCTGCCGGGCGAGATAGGCAATGGGCTGGACCATCTCGCAGGACGTCACGTGCCGGGCTCCGGCACGGATGGCCATCATCGCCAGCAGGCCGGAGCCCGTGCCCACGTCCAGCACCGAGTCGCCGGGGCGGACCTGCGCCTCCAGCGCGGAACGGAAGGCCTGGTTCCGGTCACCGTCGTTCAGCATGGCGAAGTGCCACCGGGGAATCAGCTTGCGGTAGACACGATTGAGGTGGCGGTGCGCCTGTCCCGCTGGAAGTTGTTGCACCAGCTCCCGCTCGAAGGCCTCGAGGGAGTCATGGGCAGGTGGGATGTCGTCTTTCAATGGAGGGGATTGCATGACGAGCCTTCGTGGGGTGCCGGAGCGACCCATTCGAGAGATAGAGGTTCTGTCTTTGTCCGCGCTATCCGGACCTTGCTCACGGCGTGTCTGGCAATGTCACGACAGGGCGCGCAGGCGCACGGGCCAGGCTTGCGGGAGCAGCGCGAGGGCATTTCCGCCCAGCAACAGCACGAGCCCGCCAATCGCCGACGAGGACCACACGTAGCCCTCGAACAGCGTGGAGATGCCCAGGGCGACGACGGGGTAGAGCACGCTCACGTAGGCGGCCCGGTCCGCGCCCATCCGCTCCAGCAGGACGAGGTAGCAGGTGAAGATGACCGCGGTCCCGATGATGGCCAGGTAGAGCAGGGAGCCCACGTAGGGCAGGGAAGCGTCGAAGCCGAAGGTCCGCCCCGACAGCCAGACCGAGCTGATGGAGGCCGCGGCCCCATAGAGCATGGACAGGCCGGTGGTCTGCGCCACGGGCAGCCCGTGGCGGCGGTTGCGGACGGCGAGCATGTTGCCGGCCGCGACCAGCAGGGCCGCGAGCAGCGCCAGGGCGCCACCCTTGAGGTGGGCCCACGTGGTGTCGAAGCCCGTCACGTCGCCGCGGAACACGAATCCGAGTCCGGCGATGGCGAGCAGGGCGCCCAACAGGAGCCGTGGCTTGACGGGCTCGCGGAAGAAGAGCGAGAGCCCGGCGATGTTCAGCAGGACCACCGTGGAGAGGACGACGGCCACGAGCCCGGAGGGCAGGAGCCGGGTCGCGTTGTAGCCCGCCAGGCTGTTGAGGCAGAAGAGACAGAGCCCCTGCGCGGCGATGAAGACATGGTCCACCTGGCGGAAGCGCATGGGCAGCCCGCGCGCCTTGAGGATGGCGAGGAGCACGGCGCTCGCAATCACGAAGCGGTATGCAATGGAGGCCTCCACATCCACCACCCCCAACTGGAGTCGGGTCATGATCCACGTCGTGCCCCAGACGAGGACGACCAGGATGAAGAGGAAGGCATTCATCATGGGCGGCTCTCCCTCAAGGCCCGGTGCAGCACGGCGGGAGCCGGCGTGTCGGGGACCTCCTGGGGCACCTCCCCGAACCACGGCCTCCAGCCGGTGTTGGTGGTGGTGAGCGCGAGGAGCTGGAGCGGCTTGCCGAGCGCGACCGGAGCACGGATGGCGGAGTCCGCGGGGGGAGCTCCCTTCTCCAGCTCCGTCGGGTAGACACGCTGCAGGGCCTTCCAGATTCGCCGTTGGAACGCGGTGCTCAGGATGCAGGTGGGAAGCTCGGTGTCGGTGTGCGGGAAGCTCGCGATGCGGGTGACTCGCGCAACGAGGCCCTTCAGCTCTGCTTCCGCGTGGACGAGGACGGCGTTCGCGAAGCTCGCGGTGAGCCGCTCCAGCAGCCGGGCCGAGGAGTCTCCGAGGTCGACGGAGCACGTTCCCTTTTCCGTCATGGCCACCAGGAGCTGGCCGAACGGGGAGGTCATGGTTGTATAGCGGATGACCACACCGCTGCCGCCAGCCTTGAACTGCGCGGGTGTCATGCCGAGCTCGCGGGTGGCCTTTTCATAGATGCGGCTCGTCGAGGTGAAGCCCGCCTCGTAGATGGCCTCGATGATGGGCATTCCCTTCAGCAGTGACTCCTTGAACTTCTTGAGCTGGTACGTCGCCACGTACTCCTTCGGAGTGATTCCGACGTGCCGCTTGAAGAGGCGGTGGAAGTAGAACCGGCTGAGCCCCACGTGCTCCGCCAGGCGGTCCAGCGAAGGCGGCTCTTCGACCCGCTCGATGAGCGCGCACGCATCCCGGATGATGCTCCCGTACTTCTTGAGGGCGGCAGGCGCGGCCGGGTTGCAGCGAGTGCAGTGACGGAAGCCCGCCGCGACCGCTTCCCCAGCGCTCGTATTGACACAAACAAAATCGGAGCCGGCACGCGGGTCTCTCGTTACCGTCGCAGTCCACTTTTCTTCGTCGGTCGAGAAACAATGGGTTCCCAGGATGGTCATTGCCTAGCCGCGATGTGAGTGATTGCGGGGAGCTTCCGCTAGGTAGAAATCCAGGCTCTATCTGAATATTGCCCACGCGCTGTCACACCAGGCGGGTGAGACATGGGGGTGTGCCGAGGGCAAGAACCGGATAGCGCGCACGAGCTCCCGCACTTGATGATGCAGACATTTGCGAGAGATTCGGAGCAGGTGATGCGGGTGTGCAATGTGTCACACGTCGCCTGCTCAAATACAGACGCCTATCGGGGCTTCCTGTCCATGCGCATCAAGCTCAAGCGCAGCTACCGGTATGAGGAGATCTGCGCATCCTGTCAGCATGGGGAGTATCCCTTCTCCCGCATCTGTGCCGCGTCGGGGCGTGCCAACTACCTGCTCGGTGTTTCACAGGTGGGGCTCGCCGAGCTGGAGCAGGTCGCACGTGCGTATGAGACGGGCCTGGTGCTGATAGGGAGCCGCGTTTCCGGACCGCGCGTGCGTCAGCGGACCCTTCACCCGGTCCTGGAGGCCGCACTCCCCCTGCTGGAGCGACGGCGGGCGCCCTCCGCGGTCTTCCGGGGCGCGGAGGGGCTCGAGATAGACAAGACCGTCATCAAGGACTTCGGGACGGATGACCCGCGCTCCTCGGACTTGAGCGTCGTGCTCGTGCAGGCCCACTTCTCGGAGGAGCGGTTCTGCCAGGTGGCGACGGAGCTCGAGGAGCGGTTTGCCGCCATGGATTGGGGCTTCCCCGTTCACTTCTTTGGTGGCCTCAGAGGGGAGTACTTCCGCAACGAGGCCCACTTCCAGCGGCAGGGCGTGGCCTACCTGCGCTCCCAGCTTCCGCCCCAGGTCTGTTTTCCCGAGCAGGAGATATGTATTGCTTTGAAGGAGCTCTATTTCGCCATCAATTTGTCCGGCACTCGTTCCGGAGATCTTTCATGAGCTTCTTGGGCGTGTTGGGTACTACACCTCTTCGAACTTCGCGCCCGTCGCCCCAATGCGCTCCATGGCCGTCTTGATGTCCTCGGAGACGACCAGCGTTCCCGCCCAGCCTTCGAGACGGAAGACCTTGGCGGTTCCCACCTTCGACTTGTCGATGTGCAGGTCGTCCACGGCGTAGTACTTGCCGACCCTGTGAGGCAGCCCATCCTCGGGCTTCCAGAACTGCACCCTGGAAGCCTGCTCGTCAATGCAGCGGACAAGTCGTGTGGCCACGAGGATGAGGTACTGGTCCGGCTGACCCTGGATGTCGACGGGGATGAGTTGCACGTCGTCGGGCGCCAGTTCCGCGAAGATGGACGCCACCCGGATGTGGACGACAGGTACCTTCAGATTTGCTTCGGTGAAGTCGAGCGGCTTCCCCGCATGCTCGATGGGGAGTTTCAGGCGCCCCGTTACCTCGACCGCACGTCCCTTGTTGAACCGCCGTTCATCTTCCTCATGTCCCTGGTCGTCCGTCGGAGTGTCCAGGTGCCAGCGGCCCGGGACGGAGACGTCGTCAGAGAGCTGGAAGAAACGTTGCGGCATGGGACGGTATCTAGCGCGCCACGCGCTGGGTGACGAGTTGGTTGAGCTCCGTGCCTTGCGTGGCGATTTCCCGTGCCAACCGCTCGAGCGTGGCCTTCAGTGCGGCTCTGCACTCCACGATGCTGCTGCATTCCTCCGTCGCCTCATACAGACGCTTGTGTACGAGCTGGTGATACCGCTCCGAATGGGGGCCCTTATGGCCGAGGATGGGAATCTTGTTCTCCGCGTCCTCCATCGACATGCCACCCTTGGCGAAGAGCTTC contains these protein-coding regions:
- a CDS encoding imm11 family protein, whose protein sequence is MPQRFFQLSDDVSVPGRWHLDTPTDDQGHEEDERRFNKGRAVEVTGRLKLPIEHAGKPLDFTEANLKVPVVHIRVASIFAELAPDDVQLIPVDIQGQPDQYLILVATRLVRCIDEQASRVQFWKPEDGLPHRVGKYYAVDDLHIDKSKVGTAKVFRLEGWAGTLVVSEDIKTAMERIGATGAKFEEV
- a CDS encoding bifunctional transcriptional activator/DNA repair enzyme AdaA, whose amino-acid sequence is MTILGTHCFSTDEEKWTATVTRDPRAGSDFVCVNTSAGEAVAAGFRHCTRCNPAAPAALKKYGSIIRDACALIERVEEPPSLDRLAEHVGLSRFYFHRLFKRHVGITPKEYVATYQLKKFKESLLKGMPIIEAIYEAGFTSTSRIYEKATRELGMTPAQFKAGGSGVVIRYTTMTSPFGQLLVAMTEKGTCSVDLGDSSARLLERLTASFANAVLVHAEAELKGLVARVTRIASFPHTDTELPTCILSTAFQRRIWKALQRVYPTELEKGAPPADSAIRAPVALGKPLQLLALTTTNTGWRPWFGEVPQEVPDTPAPAVLHRALRESRP
- a CDS encoding DMT family transporter, which gives rise to MMNAFLFILVVLVWGTTWIMTRLQLGVVDVEASIAYRFVIASAVLLAILKARGLPMRFRQVDHVFIAAQGLCLFCLNSLAGYNATRLLPSGLVAVVLSTVVLLNIAGLSLFFREPVKPRLLLGALLAIAGLGFVFRGDVTGFDTTWAHLKGGALALLAALLVAAGNMLAVRNRRHGLPVAQTTGLSMLYGAAASISSVWLSGRTFGFDASLPYVGSLLYLAIIGTAVIFTCYLVLLERMGADRAAYVSVLYPVVALGISTLFEGYVWSSSAIGGLVLLLGGNALALLPQAWPVRLRALS